The Ciona intestinalis chromosome 13, KH, whole genome shotgun sequence genome has a segment encoding these proteins:
- the LOC104266373 gene encoding prolow-density lipoprotein receptor-related protein 1-like, giving the protein MTQSNLIILLAIILYTFFHLSDQSPPASSYVDLDRNCSRGWFSCKEGLLWCVLDEWVCDGDIDCEDGSDEENCDHRDCGPDSLSCAGRCVSYGLACNGAMDCTNGADEAERICNTGNTCPYFGSSCLTNTSICVAYQQLCDGNPDCPDRSDESTDCEELLEPGYTGFRLCDALSCEHACTFLPEGLPTCYCPPGSILYNDTKCKPANICNLTKPCSQTCVQTSGWEFTCSCMDSFFINPHNSSHCLIEEGSIFQSSEPYLIAASDQQIQSYNMEGQRQRSFSSSVARILPTVDYNTHTAYWISHPKSGPARLVSASLDHLKETETIELPYSIDNCQIAVDWVTGNIYFLNTKDEHIFVCSVTQPISCISLLQQNKPATLLEMTLDAYAGYIFYFEHGTYSKINRLDMDGTNYQNIVKISLSYAQGLTVDPYGERLYFFELHSGCIQSVDYRGKFRTKHFCYKKKPNMFEAAFFNDSLYISENKKQLSRLQLWEANPTLRVLANTSSVETLRVVHPLVQRTVSHVKCHHMNCQHICLIGSTKRVGTCFCRAGFILNNDSRTCIRPPSADVYLLVSKGHPGEIKGIPLFHEPQENYSPVVPIENLKGPRGLDYYRDTNGDDWIIYSHIGEYEIKAHRIS; this is encoded by the exons atgacACAAAGTAATCTGATTATACTCTTGGCGATTATTCTTTACACCTTCTTTCACTTGTCGGATCAGTCACCCCCAG CATCAAGTTACGTTGACCTCGACCGTAACTGTTCTCGTGGTTGGTTCTCGTGTAAAGAGGGGCTACTTTGGTGTGTTCTGGATGAGTGGGTTTGTGACGGCGACATCGACTGTGAAGATGGGAGTGATGAGGAGAATTGTG acCACAGAGATTGTGGGCCAGATTCTTTATCATGCGCTGGCAGATGTGTCTCATATGGTCTGGCTTGCAATGGGGCAATGGATTGCACTAATGGAGCAGATGAAGCCGAAAGAATTT GTAATACAGGGAACACTTGTCCCTATTTTGGGTCAAGCTGTCTAACCAACACATCGATATGTGTGGCTTACCAACAACTTTGTGATGGGAATCCAGATTGTCCTGATAGAAGTGATGAGAGCACAGACTGTGAAG AGCTCCTGGAGCCAGGGTATACAGGTTTCCGATTATGCGATGCATTATCATGTGAACACGCATGTACATTTCTACCAGAAGGGCTACCAACATGTTACTGCCCTCCTGGGAGCATTCTTTACAATGATACTAAATGCAAAC CCGCAAACATCTGCAATCTAACCAAGCCTTGCTCACAAACATGTGTACAAACATCGGGTTGGGAGTTTACTTGTTCTTGTATGGATAGTTTCTTCATTAATCCTCATAATTCATCCCATTGCTTAATTGAAGAAGGCAGCATCTTCCAATCTTCTGAACCGTATCTGATCGCTGCGTCGGATCAACAAATCCAG TCATATAACATGGAGGGTCAACGGCAGCGTTCATTCAGTAGCAGTGTTGCACGAATATTACCCACAGTTGACTACAACACACATACTGCATACTGGATCAGCCATCCAAAATCAGGTCCGGCAAGACTGGTCAGTGCGTCACTGGATCATTTGAAAGAAACAGAAACTATTGAGTTACCCTACAGCATTGACA aTTGCCAGATAGCAGTAGACTGGGTTACGGGCAAcatatattttctaaacacGAAAGACGAACACATATTCGTGTGCAGTGTTACGCAACCAATATCATGTATATCACtcttacaacaaaataaaccgGCAACACTGTTAGAAATGACGCTGGATGCATATGCAGG ATACATATTCTACTTTGAGCATGGTACTTACTCGAAAATAAACAGACTTGACATGGACGGTACAAATTACCAAAACATTGTCAAGATAAGCCTAAGTTATGCACAAGGGTTAACTGTAGATCCTTATGGAGAACGACTTTATTTTTTCGAGTTACATAGCG GTTGTATACAGAGTGTTGACTATCGTGGAAAATTTcgaacaaaacatttttgttataagAAGAAACCAAATATGTTCGAAGCAGCATTTTTTAATG ATTCCTTATACATAAGTGAAAACAAGAAGCAGTTATCACGACTTCAATTATGGGAAGCTAACCCTACCTTACGAGTATTAGCCAATACTTCTTCTGTTGAAACATTACGTGTTGTTCACCCACTAGTACAGAGAACAG TTTCCCATGTTAAATGTCATCATATGAATTGTCAACATATCTGTCTCATTGGCTCCACCAAGCGGGTGGGCACGTGTTTCTGTCGAGCTGGGTTTATTCTTAACAATGACAGTAGAACTTGTATAC GTCCTCCTAGTGCAGATGTCTACCTCCTCGTTAGCAAAGGACATCCAGGAGAAATCAAAGGCATCCCATTATTCCATGAGCCGCAAGAAAATTATTCACCTGTCGTGCCAATCGAGAATTTAAAGGGACCAAGGGGTTTAGACTACTACAG AGACACAAATGGTGATGACTGGATTATATATTCACATATTGGAGAATATGAGATTAAAGCACATCGGATTAGCTAG
- the LOC113474819 gene encoding low-density lipoprotein receptor-related protein 1-like: MALFTGVVLFKPDLYTLLRKMVIFNQSVYNCEGLAIDWSNGNMLWTDDGYKTINIASLAPLGVGPLGHGPQFLRKVLVNGVTSHPRAIVVHEARSVIYWSVWEPIETPQINYGKIETSWMDGSHREILYTGSDILWPNGITVDTLRDVIYYTEAFYDKIEAIQINGRIKTLFPALVISLGTHFLYLCLKGLQKTTLYKADTYL, encoded by the exons ATGGCATTATTCACAGGTGTTGTGCTATTTAAACCTGACTTGTATACTTTACTTAGAAAaatg GTAATTTTTAATCAATCAGTTTATAACTGTGAGGGGCTCGCTATTGACTGGAGTAACGGCAACATGTTATGGACCGACGATGGGTATAAGACCATTAACATTGCATCATTGGCCCCACTGGGTGTGGGACCTCTGGGACACGGGCCTCAGTTTCTGCGGAAAGTTTTGGTGAACGGAGTAACAAGCCACCCAAGAGCAATAGTAGTGCATGAAGCAAGAAG TGTCATCTACTGGTCAGTATGGGAACCAATAGAAACGCCACAAATAAACTACGGAAAGATTGAAACTTCGTGGATGGATGGATCGCACAGAGAAATCTTATATACAG gcaGTGATATACTATGGCCTAATGGTATAACAGTGGACACCCTTAGAGATGTGATTTATTACACTGAAGCATTTTATGACAAGATTGAAGCAATTCAAATTAATGGCAGAATCAAAACG TTATTTCCGGCACTGGTAATCAGTTTGGGCACCCATTTTCTATATCTTTGTTTGAAGGGGCTTCAAAAGACAACACTTTACAAGGCAGATACCTATTTGTAG